Within the Pseudomonas chlororaphis subsp. aurantiaca genome, the region CGGATCATCGCCGCCCTGCGCAAAGACCTGGGAGAAAAAGTGCTCTCGGCGCCCATCGCCCAGATCGAACGCTACCGCTCCCACCGGCTGATCCCGGTGCTGACCCACGACGTCGACACCATCAGCGACTTCTCCTTCGCCTTCACCCCGCTGGCCATCGCCGCCACCGTCACCCTGGGCTGCCTGGGCTACCTGGCGTACCTGTCGGTGCCGATGTTCCTGATGATGGTGGTCGCCATCATCATCGGCACCAGCGTGCAGTACGTGGCCGGCGGCAAAGGGATCCGCGGCTTCGACCTGGCCCGCGACCAGGAAGACGAGTTGCAGCGCTACTACAACGCCATTGCCTCGGGCGCCAAGGAACTGCGCATGCACCGGCCGCGCCGCTACCGCATGAATACCCACCGCATCCAGGAAACCGCGGATCGCATCGCCTCGATCCAGGTGCGTTCGGTGAACATCTATATCCTGGCCAAGACCTTCGGCTCGATGCTGTTCTTCGTGGTCATCGGCCTGGCCCTGGCCATGCAGGCCTACAACCCGAACCCGGACCCGACCGTGATCACCGGCTTCGTGCTGGTGCTGCTGTACATGAAGGGCCCGCTGGAAAACCTGGTGGCCTACCTGCCGGTAGTGGGCAAGGCGAAGATCGCCTTTGGCCGCATCAGCGAACTGTCCGCGCGCTTCTCCTCCCCCGAACCCCATCTGCTGCTGGACGCTACCGAGGCGCCGAAACCCGTGGTGCACAGCCTCGAACTGCGTGGCGTGAGCTACAACCCGCCACCGGTGGAAGGCAGCGAGCCGTTCCACCTGGGGCCGATCGACCTGGACATCAAGCAAGGCGATATCGTCTTCATCGTCGGCGAGAACGGCTGCGGCAAGACCACCCTGATCAAACTGCTGCTGGGGCTGTACCAACCCCAGGCCGGGGAAATACGCCTGAACGGCGAGGCCGTGACCGACCCGGCCCGGGACGACTACCGCCAGCTGTTCACCACCGTGTTCGCCGACTACTACCTGTTCGACGACCTGGTCCAGGGCGGCGGCCAGCAGTCACTGGACAGCGCCACCCAATACCTGGACCGCCTGGAAATCGCGCACAAGGTCAGCATCAAGGACGGCGCCTTTACCACCACCGACCTCTCCACCGGCCAGCGCAAGCGCCTGGCCCTGGTCAACGCCTGGCTCGAAGGGCGCCCGGTGCTGGTGTTCGACGAATGGGCGGCGGACCAGGACCCGGCCTTCCGGCGGATCTTCTACACCGAGCTGCTGCCGGACCTCAAGCGCCTGGGCAAGACCATCATCGTCATCAGTCACGACGATCGCTACTTCGATATCGCCGACCAACTGGTCCGTCTGCGCGCAGGCAAGGTGGTGCGCGAAATGCAACCGGCCTGAATCTTTTTTTCCGGTTTGTTCATGAAGGAACGTCTCACTATCGTTAATGAGAATTAACCGCAATAAATACCAGCACCTGCCAACCTATACATAGAAGAGAACGCATCCATGCCAGCAGTACTCGGTCTCAGTCCCCTGAGTAAAGCGCTATCCATGCGAAAGGCCCTGAACATCAAGCTTCTCCCCAGCGCACTGGCCCTTGCGGTGTCGCTGCCGGTAGCCGGCTATGTACAGGCCCAAGAGATCGAGCTGGACATTCCCGTGCAATCGCTAGGCAGTGCCCTGCAGGAGTTCGGGCGGCAGAGCAACCTGCAGGTGCTCTATAGCCCGCAGGACGTACAAGGCAAGCAGAGCACCGCGGTGAAGGGCAAGATGGACGCGCAACGGGCCATCGGCATCCTGCTGACCGGCAGCGGCATCCGCTACAGCCTGCAGGGCAACTCGCTGACCCTCAGCGCCACCAGTGCCGGCGCCGAGGGCCTCGAGCTGAGCCCGACGCAAGTGACCGCCAACCAGTTGGGCAACGTGACCGAAGGCACCGGCTCCTACACCCCGGGCACCATCGCCACCGCCACCCGCCTGCCGCTGACCCTGCGCGAAACCCCGCAGTCGATCAGCGTGGTCACCCGCCAGCACATGGATGACTTTGCCCTCAACAGCGTCGACGCCGTCATGCGTCATACCCCGGGCATCACCGTGTCGGCGTTCGACACCGACCGGACCAACTACTATTCCCGCGGTTTCTCGATCAACAACTTCCAGTACGACGGCATTCCCTCCGCCGTGCGCAACGTCGCCTATTCGGCGGGCAACACCCTGAGCGACATGGCGATCTACGACCGCATCGAAGTGCTCAAGGGCGCATCCGGCCTGCTCAGCGGCGCCGGTTCCCTGGGCGGCACCATCAACCTGGTGCGCAAGAAGCCCACCGCCGACTTCCAGGGCCACGCCACCCTGGGTGCGGGCTCCTGGGACAACTACCGCAGCGAACTGGATGTCAGCGGCCCGTTGACCGAAACCGGCAACGTCCGCGGCCGGGCCGTGGCCGCCTACCAGGACAAGAACTCGTTCATCGACCGCTACTCGACCAAAAACTCGGTGTTCTACGGCATCCTCGAGTTCGACCTGTCACCCGACACCCTGCTGACCGTGGGCGCCGACTATCAGGACAACGACCCCAAGGGTTCCACCTGGTCCGGCAGCTTCCCGCTGATCAACTCCAAGGGCGAACACAACAGCGCCAAGCGCTCGTTCAGCAACGCCACCGACTGGAGCAGCTGGCAGCAGTACACCCGCACGGTCTTCGCCACCCTGGAACACGACCTGGGCGACGGCTGGGTGACCAAGCTGCAACTGGACCACAAGTACAACGGTTACGACGCCCAGATGGGCTCCATCCAGTTCGACCAGCCGCTGCCCGACGGCAGCGCCGAAATCAACGCCCAGCGCTACAAGGGCGACACCACCAGCGACTCGGCCGACCTCTATGTCAGCGGCCCGTTCAGCCTGCTGGGCCGCGACCACGACCTGGTGCTCGGCGGTTCGATCAGCAAGGCCCACTGGAAAGGCAAGGGTTACTGGGACGAAACCTTCTCGGTCCCCAACCGTGTGGATTACAACAACTGGCACGGCAACCTGCCCAAGCCCGACTGGGGCCCGGTGTCGCAGCCCACCGACGACGTGATCCGCCAGACCGGCGTCTACATGACCACCCGCCTGAACGTGACCGACGACCTGAAAGTCCTGCTGGGCGGGCGCGTGGTCAACTACAGCCTGACCGGCTTGACCCCGACCTACACCGAATCCGGGCGCTTCATTCCCTACGCCGGGGCAATCTACGACCTGAACGATAACTTCTCGGTCTACGCCAGCTACACCGACGTGTTCATGCCCCAGGAGAACTACAACCGCGACCGCGACAACAAGTTGATCGAGCCGGATGAAGGCAAGAACTACGAAATCGGCATCAAGAGCGAATTCTTCGACGGTCGCCTGAACGCCAGCCTGGCCTACTTCGAAGTCAAGGAAACCAACCGTTCGGTACCGGACGATGCCTACAACAACCAGACCCCGACGCCGCCCAACTACGCGTACAAGGGCAGCAAGGCGACCACCAAGGGCTACGAACTGGAAGTGTCCGGCGAACTGGCTCCGGGCTGGCAGGTGCAGGGCGGCTACACCCACAAGGTGGTGCGCGACGACAACGATGTGAAGCTCTCGACCTTCGAGCCCGAAGATCAGCTCAGCCTCTACACCACCTACAAGCTCACTGGCGACCTGGACAAGATGACCATCGGCGGCGGTGCCCGCTGGCAGAACAAGGCCTGGCAGCAAATCTGGAACAGCCCCAAGGGCGTGAATGAAGACATCACCCAGGAATCCTACTGGGTGGTGGACCTGATGACCCGCTACCAGATCACCAAGAACCTGTCGGCGACGCTCAACGTCAACAACATCTTCGACAAGTACTACTACACCAACGTCGGCTTCTATAACTCGGCCATCTACGGTGAGCCACGCAACGTCATGGTCACCACCCGCTGGGACTTCTGATACCCCGCCCCCGCGTCCCCCAAGCCCTGGGAAGGTTCCACCTTCCCAGGGCGTTTTTGTTTGCCCCGGATTCCCTGGCCCCCCTGTAGCCGCTGCCCCGCCGTACAAACAAAAACGCCCCCGGTCACCACAGCGACCGGGGGCGTTTTTTATCCTGGCGGCGTTTACTCCATGGCGGCGACAAAGCTCTCCACGAACTCGGCGTTGTCGATGATCCGGTCATGGTCGGTATCGATCACCACCGAACGCGCCACGCAGGACTGGCCGATGACCTGCCGCATGCTCGACTCGATCAGTTCCTTGTGCTGGCCGGCCCGGCTCAGGCCCGCCCACCAGCAACTGATCGGCGCCTTGATCGGCTTGAAGTCGGCCTGTTCCAGACGCTCGGTCAGGGTCCGGTCGACTTCCCAGGAGATCTCGGCCTCGTTGCCTCGCAGCAACTCTTCCTTGATCTCGCGGAAGGCGTCGCCCAGGGTCTGTTCGGCCCAGGCGCAGAAACGGCTCCATTGCTCGGCCTCGTCCGCCGACCCCGCCTGGCAGTCCAGCCAGGACTGGCGGATCGGCTCGGCGAATTCGCCGAACATCACCCCGAGCAAGGCCACCCGCCGTTCGTTGGCCGAAACCTCGCGCTCATCGCTGATCACCGCCGCGTCCCAGTACTGCTTGAGCCAGACAGGCGGCGCGGAGTCGATCCAGCCGACCATCTCGACCTGCCGCCCCGCCTGCTCCAGGGCATAGGCGACTGCCAACGCCAGGTTGCCGCCCAGGGACCATCCGGCCAGGCGGAAGGCGCCCTGTGGCTGGGCGTCCAGCAGTTGCCTGCTGTAGTCCTCGACCATGGCTTCCCAGCTCGGCACTTCGCCCCCCTGTTCGGCCAGGGCCCGGCAGATCACGCCCATCACCGGCCGCTGCTCGCGCAGCGCCAGGGCGATGGCCTTGTAGCAATGCACCGAGCCGTAGCTGGGGTGGAACAGGTACAACGGAGTGCCCTGGATCTGGCTGTTGAGCTTGACGATCAACGAGCTGCGCGCGTTGCCTTGCAGGCAATTGGCCTGGCCGCGCACGGTCGGGTTGAGCATCAGCTGGCTGACCGACAGGCCAATGCCGCTGGCCTTGCGAATCCGTTCCTTGAGCATCAACACCAGCAGCGAGTGGCCGCCCAGTTCGAAGAAGTTGTCGCTCCGGCCGACACGCTCCACGCCCAGCACCTCGCTCCAGATCGCCGCGAGCTGTTGCTCCAGCTCGCCTTGCGGCGCTTCGAAGTCCTGCGTGCCCTGCTGCGCGTCGGGTTTCGGCAGCGCCTTGCGGTCCAGCTTGCCGTTGGGGCTCAGGGGCATCTGCTCCAGCACCACCCATTGCGCCGGCACCATGTAGTCCGGCAACTGGGCCGCCAGGTGCGCGGCCAGGGTGTCGCGCCAGTCGTCAGGGTGTTCCTGCAGCACCAGGTAGCCCACCAGATGCTTGCCCTCTACCGCCAGCACCGCGGCCTCCCTCACCAGGGCGTGTTCCAGCAGGCGGGCCTCGATCTCGCCCAACTCGATGCGCAAACCGCGCAGCTTGACCTGATGGTCGATACGGCAGGCGTATTCGATCACCCCGTCGGCGCGGTAGCGGGCCAGGTCGCCGGTGCGGTACATGCGCTCGCCGCTGACGAACGGATGGGCCACGAAACGCTCGGCGCTCAGGCTCGGCCGCCGGTGGTAACCACGGGCCAGGCCGACCCCGCCCAGGTACAGCTCGCCCAGCACGCCCACCGGCACCGGTTCGAGGTTGCCGTCCAGCACATAGCAGCCCAGGTTGGCGATCGGTGCCCCTATTGGCACCGCGTCCCGCCCCTCGTCGACGCAGGTCCAGTGGGTGACGTCGATCGCCGCCTCGGTCGGGCCGTAGAGGTTGTACAGGCCGGCAGCCGGCAACTTGGCGAAGACCTGCTGCTGGGCATCCACCGGCAAGGCTTCGCCGCTGCAGATAATCCGTTGCAGGCTGTGGCAGGAGGCTACAGCCGGATCTTGAAGAAACGCCTGCAGCATCGAAGGCACGAAGTGCAGGGTCGTGACCTGCTGCCGGTTGATCAGGCGCACCAGCTTTTCCGGATCACGGTGATCCCCCGGCGCCGCCACCACCAGGCGCGAGCCGGTCATCAGCGGCCAGAAGAACTCCCACACCGAGACGTCGAAGCTGAACGGGGTCTTCTGCAAGACCGTGTCGTGCGCGTCCAGGCCATAGGCCTCCTGCATCCAGCACAGGCGGTTGGTCAGTGCCGAATGACGGTTGCCCGCGCCCTTGGGTTGCCCGGTGGAGCCGGAGGTGTAGATCACATAGGCGAGGTTTTCCCCGTCCAGCGCCACCTGCGGATTGTCCTCGCTGTAGCCTTCGAGCCAGCCTTGCCCCTGATCCAGCACCAGGCACTCCAGGTCGTGCGGGATCGGCAGGCGTTGCAGCAGGTGATCCTGGGTCAGCAGCAGCTTCACCGCGCTGTCTTCGAGCATATAGGCCAGGCGTTCGCGCGGGTATTCCGGGTCCAGCGGCACATAGGCGCCACCGGCCTTGAGCACCGCCAGCAAGCCGACCACCATCTCGATGGAACGCTCCAGCGCCAGCCCCACCAGCACATCGGGACCGACACCGGCGGCCATCAGGCGATGGGCCAGGCGGTTGGCGCGGCGGTTCAGCTGGGCATAACTCAGCTGTTGCTCGCCGAAGGCCAGCGCCGGCGCATCCGGGCTGCGCAGCACCTGATCCTCGATCAGCTGGTGCACGCCCCGTTGCAGCGGGTAATCGCGGGCCGTGGCGTTCCAGTCATGGACCATCCGCTGGCGCTGCGCGACCGGCAACGACGGCAGGTCCGCGAGGCGCTGCGGCTCAGGCGTGGCCAGGGCCAGCAGCAGTTGCCGGAAGTGCTCGGCCAGTTGCTCGATGTCCTGCGCGCCGAAGGCCTGGCGGTCATAGTTGAATTCCAGCACCAGGGTTTCGCCGATGGCCAGCAACACGGTCAATGGATAGTGGGTCTGCTCCAGGCTCTCGATGGCGCCAAAACGCAGGCCCGCTGGCGAGCCCTGCTCCAGTGCCTCGGACACCGGGTAGTTCTCGAACACCAGGATGCTGTCGAACAGCGCTTCGCCACCCAGCCCGGCCCAGCGCTGGATCTCGAACAACGGCGTGTGTTCCTGCTCGCGCAGGCGCAGGTTCTGCTCCTGCAGCTGTTGCAGCCATTCGCCCACCCACATCTGCGGGCTTGGCGTGGCCACCACCGGCAGGGTGTTGATGAACAGGCCGACCTGTTGCTCGATCCCCTGCAATTCCGCCGGACGCCCGGCCACCGTCGCGCCGAAGGCGACGGTGCGCTGGCCGGTATGGCGTTGCAGCAACAATAGCCAGGCACTTTGCACCAGGGTGTTGAGGGTGACCTTGTTGCCCTGGGCGAACGCCTTGAGGCGCTCGGTCTGGTCGCGATCGAGGCTCAGGCGGTGGGCGCCGTTGACCAGCGCGACAGCCGCGTCCTGGGCGACGCCACGGGCCAGCCGCGTCGGTTCCTCGAGGCCAGCCAACTGGCCTTTCCAGAAGGTTTCGCTGATCGAACGGTCCTGCGCCTGCAGCCAGGCGATGTAGTCGCGATAACGCCCGACAGGCGCGCGCAGGGTCTCGCCGGCATAGTGTTGCAACACCTCGCCGAACAGCTGCGAACCGCTCCAGCCGTCCATCAGGATGTGATGGTTGGTGTAGATCAGGTGATGGCTGTCGGCGCCGGTGCGCACCACCACCAGGCTCAGCAAGGGCGCCTGTTCCAGGACGAAGCCCTGGGTCCTGGCCGCTTCGGCCAGGTTGTCGAGGGCTTGCGCCTGGTCCGCGCGGTGCTGCCAGTCATGTTCGACCAGGGGCACTTGCCGCTGCTTGTAGACCACTTGCAGCGGCTGCTCCAGCTCCGCCTGCCAGAGGAAAGCGCTGCGCAGGATATCGTGGTGCTCCAGCGCCACCTGCCAGGCCGCCTGGAAGCGCCCGACGTCCAGGCCCTGCACATCGACCCGCATCTGGTTGATGTAGTCGCCCGAGCCCTGCCCGTACAGGGACTGGAACAGCATGCCCTGCTGCATCGGCGACAACGGATAAATGTCCTCCACCTGCTGGATCGGCAATAACAAGCCATCAAGCTGTTCCTGGCCCAGCCTGGCCAGCGGGAAGTCCGACGGCGTGGCGCCACGGTTCTCGCTCTGGCAGCAATGCTCGATCAGCGCCTTGAGTTCCTCGGCGTAGTCGTCGGCCAGTTGCTGGATAGTCGCCTCGTCGAACATTGCCTGGCTGAAGCTCCAGTTCAGGTTCAGCTCGCCACCGTACACCTGACCGTTGATTTCCAGCCAGTTGCCCAGCGCCGCCTCCGGGCTCTGCTCGGCGCCGGCGGAGTCGCCGGACGGCGCGAACAGCCCTTCGGCCTCGCCGCCCTCGAAGCTGGCATCGAACTGGCCGAGGTAGTTGAAGGTGATCCGCGGCCGCGGCAGCCGGCCCAGCGCTTCGCGGATCCGCGGGCTGCCCAGGTAACGCAGGGCGCCGAAACCGATGCCCTTGTCGGGAATCGCCCGCAGTTGCTCCTTGATCGCCTTGAGCGAGTCGGCCAGGGTCGGCGCCGGCACCAGCTTCACCGGATAGATACTGGTGAACCAGCCCACGGTGCGCGTCAGGTCGATGTCGTCGAACAGCTCTTCGCGACCGTGGCCCTCCAGGCGGATCAGGGTCGACTCGTGGCCGCTCCAGCGCCCGATGACCCGCGCCAGGGCGGTCAGCAGCAGATCGTTGATCTGGGTGCGATAGGCCGCCGGCGCATCCTGCAACAGCTTGCGGGTGAAGGCCTGGTCCAGGTGGGTGGTCACGCTCAGGGCATGGCGGTTGCTCAGGCTGGCGTCCGGGTTGGCGCACGGCAGCTCGGCCCGGCCCCCCTGCAATTGCTCCTGCCACCAGGCCAGCTCGCGTTCCTGGGCCGCGCCCTGGGCATAGCCCTGCAGGTGCCGGGCCCAGTCGCGGGTCGAACTGGTCTTGGCCGGCAGCACCACGGCGGTGTCACGGGCCAGCTGGCGATAGGCGCTCTGCAAGTCCTCCAGCAGGATGCGCCACGACACCCCGTCCACCACCAGGTGATGGATCACCAGCAGCAAGCGCTGGGAACCGTCGGCCAGCTCGGCGAGGACCGCGCGCAACAGCGGGCCCGCGCCGAGGTCCAGGCTGCGCTGGGCTTCTTCGCCGAGGGCGGCGAGCTCCTCGACGCCTTGCAGCGCGCTCTGCCACAGCACCTGGTCGGCCTGATGCTGCTCGGCCGGACGATAGGCCGCGTGCCAGCCGGAGGCATCGGCCACGAACTGCGAACGCAGCGCGTCGTGCTGCACGATCAGTGCTTGCAGGGCCTGGGTGAGGATCGCCGGGTCCAGGCGCTCATGGGGTTGCAGCACCACCGACTGGTTCCAGTGATGACGCTCGGCGATCTCGTCCTCGAAGAACGCCTGCTGGATCGGCAGCAGCAACAGCTCGCCGCTCAGCGCGGCCTGATCGATCGACAGCCCCTCGGTCCCCTGGCGTGCGACTGCGGCCAGGCTCTGCACGGTCTGGTGCTGGAACAGGTCCTTGGGCGTGAAGCGAATGCCCGCCTGACGGGCGCGGCTGACCACCTGGATCGAGATGATCGAGTCGCCGCCCAGTTCGAAGAAGTTGTCGTTCAGGCCGACCTGGGGCAGGCGCAGGACTTCGGCCCAGATCGCGGCGATCTGTTGTTCCAATTCGCTCTGCGGCGCCACGTACTCCTGTTGCAACAGGCTGGCGTCCGGCAGTGGCAAACCCTTGCGGTCCAGCTTGCCGTTGGGGGTCAGCGGCATGCTTTCCAGGAACATCAGGTGCGCCGGCACCATGTAGTCCGGCAAGCGGGCCTTCAGCGCCCGACGCAGGGCTTCGCGGCACGTCGCCTGGGCGGCAACATCCGCGGCCACTGTCGGATCCAGGGTGACGATGTAACCCACCAGTTGCTTGCCGCTCGGCCCGGCCTGGGCCACCACCACCGCTTCGCGCACCGAGTCCTGCTCGCGCAGGCGCGCTTCGATCTCGCCCAGCTCGATACGGAAACCGCGGATCTTCACCTGATGGTCGACCCGACCCAGGTAATCCACCACACCGTCCGGACGACCACGGGTCAGGTCGCCGCTGCGGTACACACGGCTGCCGGGGGCACCAAACGGATCCGGGACAAAACGCTCGGCGGTCAGCGCCGGACGCTCCAGGTAACCGCGGGCCACGCCTTCGCCGCCGAGGTACAGCTCACCGGCGACGCCGATCGGTTGCAGGTTGAGCTGGGCGTCCAACACGTAGCCGCTGCGGTTGCCCAATAGCTCGCCAATCGGTGCATAGGCCGCGCCGCATGGATCGCCCTTGCGCGCCTTCCACAGCAGCGGCGTGACCACGGTTTCGGTCGGGCCGTAGCCGTTGAACAGGTAGGTCGGGCGCAAGGCGCGCCAGGCCAGGTCGTAGCTGGATTGCGCCACCGCGTCGCCGCCAAAGCAGTACACCCGCACCGCCGGTGGGTTGCCGTCGCGCTCGGCATGTTCGGCCAGTTGTTGCAGGTACACCGGCGGGAACACCCCCACAGTCACACCGTGGCGATGCATCTGTGCGTAGGTGTGTTCCGGCAGCCACAGGCTGTCATCGCGGATCAGCACCCGGGCGCCGTTGATCAGCGGGTGCATCCAGCCTTCGTGGGAACCGTCGAAAGCGAAGGACATGAAGTGCAGCTCGCAATCCGCCGGGGTCATTTCATACCGCTCGCCGGTGGCGATGATGTGCGCTACCAGCGGACCGTGGGAGACCGCCACGCCTTTCGGCAGGCCGGTGGAGCCGGAGGTGTAGATCACGTAGGCCAGGTTGTCGCCATCCAGCGCCACGTTCGGCGCACTGTCGTCCTCCCCTGCCCAGTCCTGGATGCGGTCCACCGCCAGGCTGTCCAGCCCGTCCGGGATTGGCAGCTGCTGCGACACCGCGGTATGGGTCAGCAGCAACTTGGCGCGGCTGTCCTGCATCATGTACAGCAGGCGATCACGCGGGTATTCCACGTCCAGCGGCACATACACACCGCCAGCTTTGAGTACCGCAAGGAAGGCCACCATGATTTCCGCGCTGCGCGGCATGGCGATCGCCACCCGCACTTCCGGGCCGACGCCACGGGCCATCAGCGCCCGGGCCAGGCGGTTGGCGCTACGCTCCAGCTCGCCGTAGCTCAACTGCTGATCGCCAAAGATCACTGCCACCGCTTCCGGGTTTTCCCGGGCGCGGTCAGCCACCAGTTCATGTACCAGACGCTTGGCCGGGAAGCCGGAGTCCGTGCGATCCCACAACGCCAGGATCTGCTGCCGTTCGGCGCTGTCGAGCAGGTTCAACTGGCCGATGCTCTGCCGTGGATCGGCGACCATGGCCTGCAACAGGTTCTGCCAGTGCCGGGCCATGCGTGCCACCGTGGCCGGTTCGAACAGGTCCAGGGCATAACCCAGGGAGGCCCAGATGCCCTCCTCGGCTTCCTGGATATCCAAGTCCAGATCGAAATGCGCGGTGCGGCTGTCCCACTCCAGGCCCTCGACCCGCAGGCCGGGCAACTGTTGCTCGGCACGAGCGCCACGGGCGTCGGTCTGGTGGTTGAACATCACCTGGAACAGCGGGTTGTGGCTCAGGCTGCGCTCGGGTTGCAGCGCCTCCACCAGTTGCTCGAACGGCAGGTCCTGGTGGGCCTGGGCCTCCAACGCGCGCTGCTTGACCTGTTGCAGCAGCTGGGCAACCGTCATTTGCCCGTCGATATCGGCCTTGAGCACCTGGGTGTTGACGAAGAAGCCGATCAGGCGCTCGGTCTCGACCCGGTTGCGGTTGGCGATCGGCACGCCGACGCGAATGTCTTCCTGACCGCTGTAGCGGTGCAACAGGGTCTGGAACGAAGCCAGCAACAGCATGAACAGGGTCACGCCCTGCTGCTGGGCCATGGCCTTGAGCTGGGTGGCCAGCAGCGGGTCCAGGGCGATGCCCAGGCGCGCGCCGCGATGGCTTTGCACCGCCGGGCGCTGATGGTCGAACGGCAATTCCAGCACCGGCTGCTCGCCGCCCAGCTGGCCCATCCAGTAGTCCAGCTGGCGTTCTCTTTCGCCGGCTTCCATCCACCCGCGCTGCCATGCGGCGTAGTCCGCGTACTGGATCGGCAAGACCGGCAACTGCAGGTCCTGACCCTGGCTGTAGGCCGCGTACAGCTGCACCAGCTCGTCGACCATGATCTGCATCGACCAGCCATCGGAGACGATGTGGTGCTGCACCAGCACCAGCACATGCTCCTCCTCGCTCAAGCGCAGCAGCTTGACCCGCAACAGTGGGCCCCGCTCCAGATCGAACGGCCGGGCGATTTCCGCTTCGACCCGGGTTTTCAGCTGGGCCTCATCGACGCCCTCGGCATCGACCAGAGCGATATCGACAGACGCCTCGGCGCGAATCACCTGCACCGTGCGCTGGCCGTCCTGTTGCAGGTGGGTGCGCAGGCTTTCATGGCGCGCCACCAGGGTGTCGAAGCTGCGGTGCAGAGCGGCCTGGTCCAGCCGGCCCTTCAGGCGCAGGGCACTCGGGATATGGTAGGCCGCGCTCTGCGGCTCCAGCTGCCAGAGGAACCACTGGCGCTCCTGGGCATAGGACAAGACCAGGGGCTGGCCGCGCTCGACCGGCGGCATGGCCGGCGCCTGGGCGCCCTCGGCATCGCCGGCCGGCAAGGCGCGGACGAAACCTTCGAGGCGCGGCTGCTCGAACAGGGTCCTGAGCGGCACTTCCAGCCCCAGGGTATGGCGCAGGCGCGAGACCACCTGCATGGCCAGCAGGGAGTGGCCGCCCAGCTCGAAAAAGTGATCGGTCAGGCCAATGCGTTCGGCCCCCAGGATATCCGCCCAGATCGCCGCCACCTGTTGCTCCAGCGCGCTCACCGGCGCGATCCAGGCCTGCTGCGCCTGGCTGGCGTCCGGTTGCGGCAGGGCCTGACGGTCCAGCTTGCCGTTGGGGTTGAGCGGCATGCGCTCCAGAAACAGCAGGTGCGCGGGCACCATGTAGTCCGGCAATTGCTCGCGCAACGCGGCCTTGAGCCGCTCGCCCAGGGCCTGTTGCTGCTCTGGCGATGTCAGCGGCCGGGTGGCCACCACATAGCCGATCAGCTGGCTGTCGGCGGCCAGCAGCACGGCTTCGCGCACCTCGGCCTGGGCCAGCAGCAAGGCTTCGATTTCCCCCAGCTCGATACGGAAACCACGAATCTTCACCTGATGGTCGACCCGGCCGACGTACTCGATCACCCCGTCGGCGCGGTAGCGCGCCAGGTCGCCGGTGCGGTACAGACGCTCGCCCGCCGCGCCGAACGGATCGGGCATGAAGCGCTCGG harbors:
- a CDS encoding cyclic peptide export ABC transporter, encoding MTDPKRGAFHGLLALLRPFRTTVVISVALGMVGGLAITLLLATINNALHSQTGMTQGVVLTFAALCLLALTSSIVSDIGTNYVGQRIIAALRKDLGEKVLSAPIAQIERYRSHRLIPVLTHDVDTISDFSFAFTPLAIAATVTLGCLGYLAYLSVPMFLMMVVAIIIGTSVQYVAGGKGIRGFDLARDQEDELQRYYNAIASGAKELRMHRPRRYRMNTHRIQETADRIASIQVRSVNIYILAKTFGSMLFFVVIGLALAMQAYNPNPDPTVITGFVLVLLYMKGPLENLVAYLPVVGKAKIAFGRISELSARFSSPEPHLLLDATEAPKPVVHSLELRGVSYNPPPVEGSEPFHLGPIDLDIKQGDIVFIVGENGCGKTTLIKLLLGLYQPQAGEIRLNGEAVTDPARDDYRQLFTTVFADYYLFDDLVQGGGQQSLDSATQYLDRLEIAHKVSIKDGAFTTTDLSTGQRKRLALVNAWLEGRPVLVFDEWAADQDPAFRRIFYTELLPDLKRLGKTIIVISHDDRYFDIADQLVRLRAGKVVREMQPA
- a CDS encoding TonB-dependent siderophore receptor, translating into MRKALNIKLLPSALALAVSLPVAGYVQAQEIELDIPVQSLGSALQEFGRQSNLQVLYSPQDVQGKQSTAVKGKMDAQRAIGILLTGSGIRYSLQGNSLTLSATSAGAEGLELSPTQVTANQLGNVTEGTGSYTPGTIATATRLPLTLRETPQSISVVTRQHMDDFALNSVDAVMRHTPGITVSAFDTDRTNYYSRGFSINNFQYDGIPSAVRNVAYSAGNTLSDMAIYDRIEVLKGASGLLSGAGSLGGTINLVRKKPTADFQGHATLGAGSWDNYRSELDVSGPLTETGNVRGRAVAAYQDKNSFIDRYSTKNSVFYGILEFDLSPDTLLTVGADYQDNDPKGSTWSGSFPLINSKGEHNSAKRSFSNATDWSSWQQYTRTVFATLEHDLGDGWVTKLQLDHKYNGYDAQMGSIQFDQPLPDGSAEINAQRYKGDTTSDSADLYVSGPFSLLGRDHDLVLGGSISKAHWKGKGYWDETFSVPNRVDYNNWHGNLPKPDWGPVSQPTDDVIRQTGVYMTTRLNVTDDLKVLLGGRVVNYSLTGLTPTYTESGRFIPYAGAIYDLNDNFSVYASYTDVFMPQENYNRDRDNKLIEPDEGKNYEIGIKSEFFDGRLNASLAYFEVKETNRSVPDDAYNNQTPTPPNYAYKGSKATTKGYELEVSGELAPGWQVQGGYTHKVVRDDNDVKLSTFEPEDQLSLYTTYKLTGDLDKMTIGGGARWQNKAWQQIWNSPKGVNEDITQESYWVVDLMTRYQITKNLSATLNVNNIFDKYYYTNVGFYNSAIYGEPRNVMVTTRWDF